The DNA segment tgaagatttGTTTTCACTTCAATTTAAAGGTAAATAATTCTCAACTCTTGCTTAGCTCTATTTCACGTTTATAACTCCAGGTTAAGAGAGGTTTGGTTTTAGACGATTATTTTAACTCAGATATTCAACTCagttaaaagtaattaaaaagcGTAAACTGGAATATGCGTGCAGTAAGTTTACCTACTTTGACACGCGACACATTACAGCTAGtttattaatttcaaattaaaaacgGGCTCATTCTGCCCAAACTGTATGAAGCTAAACGTTTGATGATCATATTTGATAGTAAATTACAATCTGTGAATTGCGATTAGAGATTATATGTTTATGTCAGGTTTCTACTTTGACAATCTAACACTGTGAATCACATTTCAACAACCTGGACTTAAAGCACAAATTGGtaacaaaaagtttatttatttactaaactAAAAATGATGTTATTTACTAAAAGTGACATATTTAGCTACACAGTCTACATGCTGGGCATCAGATAAGCAGAAGATGCATCTCATCTAGAGATGAAGCTGGGCATCGGGGAATCATGTTTCACTAGGATTTTTAGAATAACGCGTTCAAGCAAAACGATGACGATGAGAGAAGTTTCACAATGAACCCCGAGTTGCTTGTGGCGTTGAAGCCTTGCCTGCTTGTGCAGTAGCTCCTGCTCTCTGCCTTTCTGGACCTTCCTCAGAGCGgccttcagctgctgcagctctcgCTTGGCGTCGCTCAGCAGCACCTGCAGGGGGAACAGCAACCTCACACCCTGGGACATCTGACAAGGCCCGCCTCCTGTCCCGCTGATCACATGTCGGGAACTGTTTGCCCTGGTTGCCAGCGTGCGTGTAAGAAAAGAACTCCGCCGAACTCTGGCATGCTTCTCCGAAACACATTCTGAGCAACCATGAGCGACGCCCTTCACGTTTTGAGCGGATGGTGTGTCGATGCTTTGACTCTTGCTGTGTTTTGGTACCTCACCTTTTCTCTCCCGAGCTCTGCCTCCAGGTTGTCTCGTTCAGTCCTCTCCTCCTGGAGCCACTCCTCCTTCCTCTGCAGCTCACATGTCAGATCCTGGACTTTCTTCTTGTCAATCTGCACCcgaaaaaatgataaaaataggTTTGAGAATAAGTTTGGTTCCACATATGTCTCACGCATGCCCTGCACCAGGTCCTGCTGGATCTTCACCTCTGCTGCATGCCTGTAAGCTTCTCTCTCCAGGGCCCAGGTGGCCCGCTCCTCCCTGAGGGCCAGGTCCTGGTCTGACAGCTGCAGGGTGAACTGCGCCACCTGGAGGCGGGCTTGGTGCAGCTCAGCGTGGGTGTGGTTCCGCTGGGTGCTCAGGTCTCGCAGCTCGTTGCGCAGGCCTTCGGCTACATGGTCGCTGGCTtccagctgctcctgcaggCTGTGCAGCTCTGCAGCCGAGGCCTCCACTTCCACCTGGGGGAGAGGTGAAGAGTCACTGAAACAATCAGAGGGATAGAGGGTGGGCAGAGCACCCAAAAACTGTGCACAAGTAAGAGTAGCTTCAACAAATTTTTACTCAggtaactgtaaaaaaaatagtcttccaagaaattactcaaaagtaaaaagtattaaatactgagtaactgatcaaaacatcaggTTTGGGGATCATCGaatggacaaaaatataaagtcatgtgtaaattttggtattttaaagaccaaaatgaaaattatttatataaataacataattacaaaagaaCGAAATCAGGCAAATGAAAATTTTCCaaagaaactgcaggtgtgtgtgtgtgtatgcgtgcgtgggtgtgtgtgtgtgtgtgtgtgtgtatctggtGAATCTTTTGTTAAAGCaggttttttcttcattcagtttttctgacGGTGTATCCAGAggttttactcaagtaagagtagcgatATTTCATACTGAACTTACTgaagtgaaagtaaaacataaCTTGTTCTTTTCACAAAGCTGCCCATCTTTGTGACTAAGCTACCATCAGAGTTTCATACCTGCAGggatttccttttttcctcaTCGTGCTTTATCTGGGCGGACATTTTCTTCACTCTCTCCTTCAACCTGTGAACACAAAGATAAAGTTAGCTTTAGTTGCAATTAATGAGATGCAGtcacataaatatttcagactCTTACCTTTGCAGCTCCATGTTTGCTTGCTCTTCTCTGTCAGCCAGAACCTTCACCTCGTCCCTCAGGTCTTGGACTTGCTGCTGGTTCTCCCCCTTTTCAGCCACAAGTTTTCTCAGTTCAGATCTCTGAATTTCCTGACTGTACTTTACATCCTTTCAGCATAAGACATGATTGATTACagtgttttagaaaatatcacttggAAACCTTTTGCcatattaaagctgcaagctTTAAATGGATGAAAAGAGTTTTCCAAAAACTGAGGAGTGGGAGGATATTGAAGCATGGTTTCCAAATTTCCTTTACAAGTAGCAGTTATTTTTTAGACTCAAAGCTAAGTCATAGGAGCAATATAGATACCAAATTTGGACCTAAAgcgactgatttttttttttcattttctgtgctTGAAATTAGTCAGACCAGACctgaaatttaattaaaaatttcaccacagatttttttttttttttttttttttttgcttccagcTTGGTTTGTaagcctctctctcttttaaaagAATCATATCCTCAGCAAGACGCTGCCATGGCCACGTTTTGTGTGATGGTATGTTCAAGATTAtgcaaaatattagtttttaacatcacaaagcattttgcatgtaaaaaaaaagaaaaagaaaaatcaatgttAGTCTGATTTATACAAAGCACATTATTCCActtggttattttatttcttgcaggtttgtggagaaagaaaaatgggacTTCtcatatttgtttgtattttgctgGTCATCCATAAAAGCCAGCAGACTGACAGTCCTGGTAGAATCAGCAGAgctgctctctgcagctcctccagagacaTCATTAGTTTATAGAAGTCTTTTCTCTCTATTATTTCAGTTCCTGCTATActccacttttttaaaatatctgctaATATACTGaacatttccttccacttcacaattatagaCAACTTTGTCTTGATCTATCAAATTTAATctcaatgaaatacatttaggtttgtggtttcaatgtgaaaaatctgtgaaaatgtaaataggGTTGGGGATATCTTTGTGTTCAAGACAGTTTAGCTGTGGGATTTAtgttcagtgtgttttagtttgtggataaaaacaaatgtgattcAGAGTCCAGGCCCTTCTTACcgtgtgtttttcttccagccTCTTCAGCATCTCACAGCTCTGCCTCAGGTTGCCTCTGAGCTCACTGATCTCCTCCTTCATTGCCTGCCTCTCCGTCTCCCACTCCAGTCTTGCTCTTTTGCTGGTCTCTTTTTCGGTCTCCACCTCCTTCTTGGCTTCATCCAGAGCTCGCTGCAAGCCCGCCTGTTTTTTGAGGCTCTGCTCGAGCCGACTCTGGTGACGATAAAGGCAAACATGGACAAGTTTATTCCTTTTTACAGAAACCAGTAAGAGGATTCGCTAATTCCTCAACGTTGGCATCTTCATCACAGTTTACCATCACAGTGAATGTAGGAGTTTCCCTCCctcacctgcagcagctgcGCTCTGGGGATGACCAGcatcagctcctcttcctctccatcttCCTCGTCCTGTTCTTCCTTCAGcgtctccagctcctccagcggCTTTGGGGCACAGAACGTGAACGAACGACTGCGACCACAAACCCTTCCCACCTTATCCACATAAACAAACTGGTACTCCACAGCACTGGGGCGAGGCAAGTACGACGCTGCAGAAGAAATATAAAGCTTTACTGTTTATACTCAGGCTTATAGTTTCAAATATGGTAAACCTAAACATTAACAGGTTAATAGATAAAAAGCTCTTGAGCTGGATATTCTTAGTTGGTCTTTGGGTTTTGTACTGGAAACTGTGgaaaagcatttaaaacttGTAACAGCTGCATATTTATAAACCTGTTCTACTTAACTATAAATAGTTTacacatttctgttaaaatgcaaaacatgatTTCAATATTCCTTGTGGTGTTTTTAGGCACACAAAATTCATCTTGTGCTTTATGATATTAAAATGACCACACAAGCTTAATGCATCAATTATATTACAACTGGGGGGGAAATGTGCAGAGTTTCAAAAAAGCTAACAATATTGCCTGATTCATTTTTTGCCGCTATGAGAGAAAGTATCTTCAATGCTTCAATGTACTCACATTGGCTgaatctttataaaataatataagtaCAGaagcagttttttgttgttctgtgttATAGTGCCAGGAATCTGCATGTCTAAACGCTGCGACACCAAATGTATCATTTCTGAAATTTCTTTTACGATGTTAAAAACTTGCGGTGACcagattaaatatatttcaaaatatgttaTTCTCTACAAAAAAGCAGAATGCTGTCAAAGCTTAATGTATCAGTTATAATAGAGAAGAATATTGAGAAactactgattttttttttgtaaacggTTGCAGTTCAGCCCCAAATCTAtgcaaattattaatcatttttgttgGAGGCAGgtgtctttaaaatgataacaaaacaaagtgaaagaagaatcaaaaaaaatcaaaggtatgaatagttttggatTCACCTGtggaaaaatgttaaagagCTGTTGTTGACATGACTGAATCTTCTCTTAAAGCTAATTTTTAACTCAACTTGAAGTGTTCGTTTTTACAGTCACCGTTATtatatttgaggttttttttattgcactttggtcagctgtgttgtttttaaagtgctttgtgAATACAGCACCGATACAGATTCAGTCTGATTATGTTGTAGCTGAGCGTGGTGAGACGTGCTGCAAGTAATTCATAAATTTAATTGGTACCCTGGAAAACGGCACAGTGGTCGACGCTGGCTCCCTCCGTGTAGCCCTCAGGAACCAGAGCCCATGTGTAGGTGTGATACTGTTTGACTGAAGACCAGCCCATCTGCCACACAGGAGACACAGTACAACCCGTAAAACATAAACTGGGCGAAGCAGATTCTTTCCATCATTCGCTCAAGGGTTAAAAATTGATGCTAACGTGGGTTATTATACCTGAAAAATCCCTATCCAGTCACTGCTGCTCCACCCATGTTCTGATGTCAGACTGTAATGGCACTCCACCCTGGTTTGGGGGAAGTACAACTGTCCCACATTTCGAAACACCACCGCCGGCTGTTTATCCATAAGTAACAGGAAGCTCTGCTGTTGAGGAAGAAAACACACATGGGTCTGGTTTGATGAGCTCCAATTTCCCTCTGGATGAGAACAGCTGATGAAAGGTGATAGCTGAGCTCAGGAATGCAGCTGTGTGCTCATAGCAAGCAAGGAGctcatacacaaacacacacacacacacgcacgcacgcacacacacacaggcacacacacgcacacgaacacacacacacaccgtctgTTGGAGTTTAGTTCAAGCAAAACCTGCAAGTCATATTAAATACCCCAAGAGTAAACAATAGGAATAGTGGAAATTATGAATCAGATTTTGGAATGGGttatattaaaagtattttacttaGTCACAGTAAAAACTAATCTAATCCTtctaacatgaaaaaaacattattaaatttGGTTGAGCAAAGTTTCagaggaaatacattttaaaaatgtcaatttcaaTCCAAGACACTTAAAATAATGTCACACTTGCTAAGTTTAGAtctataaattttaaaaatcaatttaaaactcATCTTAATGctagtatcttttttttttatgtcaaattttgATAATGAACAATGAATCAGACCTTAATCTCTTGAGAAATGTAGTCCTGCCTTCAGCTCCTCGTGAGAGATCCGATCAGTCTGGAGAAAGTGATGAGCAATTCTGTCAGGTGCAGGAGTTTCACAACATCCTCTGGACCATGTGAAGTCCACATAAACATCTCTTGATACAGAAGGGATTATGGGAGATGTAGTGAGTGCATCGCTGGTAAGGGGGCAAAGTCGCTCTAAAGACTTCAACTcccagaaaagaaaacatattccAAGCGTGTGCTACTTGTAGTTTGGACATGTTGCAATAATCAGAGGCTGTGCAGGACTGGGGAGATACTGTCACACCGTGTAAATGATACCAAGAACAAGGGACAAAAATAGCTAAAGTCatgtgaacctttttttttctatatgtatatatagaaaatgtttgttgtttaagcaaattcattatttttaagtttcatgTTCAGGGCAAGCTGTGGGCCACTTACTATATTTATATCCTGTGACTTTGCTAAAATGTTGTTCCCACGTTGGACGCTAGATGGCAGTGCAGCGGCGCTCCACGGTTAAGATACAAccaaaaataagagaaaaagaaggCAAGCTAATAAAACAGTAAGACTTCACATATTTTAGACCCCTCCGATTTAACCATGGACTTCAAATTggcaataaatgtttcattagttTGCCAACATTCTTTGATGATGAAATCAATTTAATCTTCAACAAGCTTCAAGACAGGGCAGTTCTTCAGAGGCTGGAAgctcaaaaagacaaaataaaccaaGTGCAGTTCCCttttcagccttcctgttataaatattttcaaactagGTTGGTGCTTGTTTAACACACTGCGAAAATATTTATACTAAGTGGCAAAAAACATGCTGAATCACaggtaaaaaattaattttttatgacttttatattttccagaaaacaaaatattaagaaaagatttaacattaatttgtagaaagaagtgtttttattttagtagcaAAAACCCTGAAAGACACAGAACCCTAAAACAGACCTGAGGAAAACAACCAAtacattatgaaaacaaaacaaaaaagacaaacagaagtATAAAAAATAGCGTCTCACGTGCAACATTTCTTTCAGCAGGATGTAATACAGCATACGTAGATATTAGATGTAGCCATGGTTACATTTAGGTGCCATTTTAGAGGTTTGACAGGAGAAACTACTAAAATGGCAGGAGAAACTAAAGTCTAACTGATGAtttatttctacatatttgttgtcattttcattACAACATAAAAGGGGAACAGAGTGTCCTGAGCTTCAGATATATGGAAGAAATAACTGTTTGATTCCCCGCTGAATTGTGGCCCGGCACAGAGAACTggattttggtctcatctgactaGAACTAGGTTCTGTTTTgaggattaatatttaatgcacTCTCAATCATTCAAATGCTCACTGGCAAACTTCAGATGAAGAGTTTATGTCCCTACCCATAACGGAGCGACTCAAATTTCTACAAAACATAAAGTAGCAAAGTCATAAACATGGAACGAAGGACGTAAGAAGGGacacaaagagcaaaaaaaagaaaggaaggatgCAAGGAatgagaggaagaaaggaaagaatgGACAGAAAGAATAacagaatgaaatgaaagaaaatgaagacagaAGGGGGAACGAAAGAACTAAAAGAAGGTAGGAATAAATGAAAGACACAATCAAAAGAACCAAAGTAGGATACAAAGGTAGAATGACGGAAGGAAGATaggaaagagacaaaaaaggaaagaagtaCCAGAAAGGTAGcaagaaaaggaaggaaggcaGGCTGGCGCATTCGGACCCTGGGGTTATAAACCACATCCGGAATTACAGAAACTTTTGTTTACTCTTATTTTCATACCAATTTAGCCCAAAAtacattcagaaataaaataccCTACCTTTCCAGGCTGCATGAGTCCTTCATAAAGTTCAGCATAACGACGGACCAAACTCCCTTCTCAGATGTGGGCAATCTACCAGCGAGAAGAAACCTAAAACGTACAAACAGTTTCTACAACAGAAACAGTGATGTTTTGTAGTTCTGAGGATGAATATTTAATGCACTTCTTGCAGTCATTACTGACGGGGAGACATGCCAACTCTGTAGACCTGTGTTAAGATTTCTCCACATGAAGGTCAAAGAGGAAGGTCAGAGACGGTGTTTGTGATAACAAGCTGTATAGGAAGCAGCATGTGGTCGGAAGGTATTAGCAGCAGCCTTTTGCAGCAGCTCTTCACCTCCTGATGAATCATCAGATTGGATCTGCAACTCGTTAGCTGCTACTCAGGAGAGGGAGGACACCCAGGTCCGCCAGCTTGGCTTTAGCCACCTCCTCCCAGCCCTTATTGGCTAGCGGGTTCCTGGGCGACGGGTGCATGATGCCCTCGACTCGTACATGAACTACACCCTCGGCAGACAGTGCCCGCCGAGCCCGTTGCTCCGCAACCTTCCCCACGCCGATCACCATGGAGACGTCCAGCGCCTCCACCACTTTGCAGAGCGCCGCATCACACAGGGACAGCAGTTTCTCTCGCTCCGCTGCAGGCAGCTCTGGCGGCGTCAAGTTCTTCCCGCTGGCGCTCATGAAGATCAGCGGGCACAGGTTGTGAACGAAGCAGTGGCGGAAGAACTGCTCGGGCTCGCCGCACAGCTTTCTGAAGAAACCCCAAAAGCGAGCGCCGCTCACTTCGCTTTGTGTGCAGCCGAGGCCTAGGATCCGTCTCTTTGGATGCTCCTCAGCAGGGCGACCGACCTCACCTGAGATCTTCAGCCAATCAACGACTGACTTCACCTCACCGAACGGGAcctgaaacagacagaaacacgtCACTCATACTGAACCTTAAcggtgcagtatgtaacttttatttaaaacaaaaacaaaacttttcttttttttacatatttgttaatcTGTCACGATGTTGTGACAGTATTATGAGACAGATTATCTGTGataagatcaatctcctccacatTCTCCCTGCATTACTAATGccatctgaaaaaaatgaaccgctccaatcaaaaacaaccaatcagaatcaggGGGAGAgtcttagtgctgccaatcatcCTCCACTAAATGTTTTGATGGCTTACCAATACAGAAAAAGCCTTTATACCttcattggtggccatgctaactagactgagcattcacaacaggctgtgctagctgcagcatagcaaACAGCAATGGGGAAAAGGGGAGGTAGGATGAGCAGCACCATAGGACactgtgattgacagcgctaacaCCCTCCAACTGCCTCTAACTGGTGGTTTGTAGCACTGGGAAATGACAAATTACCTGTCTCATACCGTCACAATTTCAAAACTGTGACAATTtcaacttccatccatccattttctatacaccctttgcccctaatggggtcgggagggttcctagtgcctatccccagctaacgttctggacGAGAGGCgggatacaccctggacaggtcgccagtctgtcgcagggcaacacagaaaacagacaggacaaacaaccattcacacacacacctacggagaatttagagagaccaattaacctgacagtcatgtttttggactgtgggaggaagtcggagaacccggagagaacccaccatgcacagggagaacatgcaaactccatgcagaaggaccccgggccgggaatcgtacccaggatcttcttgctgcaaggcaacagctctaccaactgcgccactgtgcagccccacaatttcaacaaatagttgaaattacaattatttttcctccacacaGACACAGCCTTTGCATGCAGGCCAAAATCTTCCACTTTGGTCTAATCTGACCCTAACACCTTTTTCCATATGGTTGCTGTTATTTTACATCACATGTGATAAAACAggacttttgtcttttttcccagATATGGCATTTTTCAATTCTCTTCGATAAAGACCAGATTTGTGAGGAAAAATAATAGTTGATCTGTCAACAAGCCCTGCCAGATAAGCTGTGGGTCTCTGCAACTCTTACACAGTTATCATGGGCCTGTGTCTCTGATTTAGGCTCCTTAGCTGCCCTCTCAGCTAGCATCGTACCATACTCTTTAAATTTTCAGATGTGTACAGCGCATTGTGCACCCAATAGCCTGTTCACTGACTAGTCGGCTTTTGAAGTTAATTGGTTGAATTGTATATTATTTTGGGGAATCACAGTTTTggaatgtgaacaaaaatgcacaccacacttttgagattttctatttgtgaaataaaaaaaacccaattcaattttttttttcttccgctTCACggttattgtattttttgttaacatCAAACTCTAATAAAACACCTTAAAGATTGGTACAACAGTTTTGCAGAGCAGGCTAAATGTAAACAGTGCTCTTGCTGACGATGCCCACCCCGGTCTGCGCCATGCCGAAAGGTCCGGGATTCATCCCCAGGAACAGCACCGTCTTCCCGGGCTGGCAGTACTTCTCCACGTAGCATCGGTGGGTGTCCCAGGCGTACTCCAGCGGGTTGTAGATGTAGCGGACGGGCTCTCCGAAAGTGAGCCCCCGGAGGAGGGCGTTGAGCTCTTGCTCAGCCTGCAGGAACCTGGAGGACGGGGTCCCATCTGCGGGCTCAGAGCCCCGGTTCTGTAAAGCGGAGAGCCCCGGTTCATTCCCAGACGTGCTGCCGtccaacatatttaaataaGTCGCTGATTGTCAAGCTAAAAAGGCgcattaagttgtttttatggATCACAGCTTAAAGCCAGAACACAGAGTCGCaacagtttcttcttctgatgCTGCATTTTACACAGAATGTGTTGGTGCCATCTACAGGAATATTTGTGTAATTACAACCGTCTTTCCCTCTTAGCCCACCAACTTTACTGTATTAGCTCTTTTGCAGGCATTTAGCGTCGAGTCTAGGTTGCTTTAAGAAGATAGATTGCAAAATTAATGCAATTACCATCATCACAGATCATGTTTAAACCCTAAATATGATCTGCTAATAAGCCAAACAAGGACACCCCTCATCTTAATCTGAATGAAGAACAGAACGATATGCTGCTAATTAGACTGCAGCCAAATCTAGCCAAGAGGGGTCTTTTGAAACATATAGGGTGTCCAAGAAAGTCCAGCAAAGGCAAGGACAGTCTCCCACGGAGGATTCAACTAAGGAGTGGAGCTGCTACTTGCAGAAGTTGCCCTGGGATGACAGCATGTAAAAGTATTTCAGCACAGAAAAACCCACCAACAATTAGAGACTCTCTAACTTGAGCACATCTCTGCTTGAATgcatataaatgaaataatgaggtcattagaaCCTGGCTGCATGCTATCAGCCACTTGATtgaggtgtgttggatcaggaaCCACCAATCTAAAAGCTACAGGACACCTGCCCtcaaggcctggagtttgacaccgaTGGTCCAGGTGAACATTACGATGTCATACCAACAGTGAATCACCCCGAgaacagacaaagaaaatacagcatTTTCCATTTCCCATGCATCTCCTTAATTATCCAGGAATTCAAGACTGCATAGTAACCCTGTGAAGATTAGACTTCTACATCTTCACACCGGTGTAAGACAAAATGGGGATCATATTTACTTTGGCACATTTGACTCTCGgtttcattaataataataataaaataaaataaaaacagcaagtcctttacaaattctttattttagcATAATAGTAAGAAGCCTCTCCTCTGATTTTCATACAGCTGAAACTAATTGGATCACAAGGGTACATATTAGTTAGCccatttttacaataattcattgtaaaaatttttttttaggaagttATTCTTATGCACTTTTTCCtacacaaaataatcaatagagATCCTATCTTAACTGAGGACCGTAACTCTGCATGCAAgactaataaagaaaaacaactaatctGTGATAGCTACTGTTATGCTGTTGTTCATCTAATACCATTATCAATATAATTTACTACAAATACCAGGGACTTTGtataagaaaagcaaaacattttcctgtgaTACTACATCatataatgtcaaaattacaGAACATACTGGGCTCCCAACTGTACTGATCCAAATCTTTCTGTTTGCCTTCTGtgtcaaagagaaaacaaacttgtCAAAGCCTAATATCTAAGACAGACTgaaaggaataataaaaaaaaaaagaaatcaaatttccatgttttttccatttcattccagtgtacAATTTcatctgaataataataaaaaaaaagtcagtaaaacaatcataaaaatatgatgCGCTAACCCttcctttgaaaaacaaaatctcataACGAGATCTGAAACGGAAGGATTCTATTGCGATTTAATGATGGAAAAGATAatactaaaaacaataaatgacaaatattaACAAGCAACATCTACATACTGTATTGcccttttgcatttttttttttatatgtgcaCACACCAGGAGAGTCCTTTCACAGGCTGGGAATAGTGTTTCCAAAGCAAATTACTGTATTTCTTTAAACTTGGCCCTTTTTCTCTGTCATAATTTCAGCCAAATCATTTCAATTAAAACTGAACCTTTTCTCTGTGCACACTTTACCAGCTGCACAACTTTgtctttataaaaaacaaacaaacaaacaaaataaaaacaccccaATTTCCTTACAATTCTGACACATTGAAGCAAATACATAGGCCGCAGAAAGGTTCCACATTTGGTTAATGGCTTCAACAGCATGTCGTCCAGATCGGTACAATACAGGTTAAACAGGTTGCCTGGACGCGGCACTTCTCCGTCCAGCACTGACGTTTCAGGGCCAGAAGCTGCTCGGTAACAGCGGGGCTGAGAAACACGAccagcagctgattggctgctcgAAAAGATTCCCTCCAAAGTTCATGATGCGCAGAAGAAACCCAGTTATTACGGCGGCATTTAGTACAATAACTCCTGTATTTCAAACTTAAGGCTAAACCCAATGACATGATAAACATTTACACACCGGTCAcatatctggaaaaaaaaagaaaaaagaaaaagcaatttGTTAAAAACCGCCGAGCACTACCTTCAGGACAGTATGCCGTGTTACAAAATTAGCAGGAATAATGACCTAAAATTTTCCATCAGAAAGATCTGCTTTCTGAAGCTTTCGGCATTCAACTGAGAgcttagtcattttaaaacaaaaggaaaaaaaacaacaaccaaaggCTGGTAAATGTATCTGAGCCACAGcctaaaacacagcagaaaaataaaaggcaacaaacaaaattaataaagaaacataCTAAGGCCACAATATTCTGTATACTGCTGCTAATCTCACAATGTGACGAGCTGTACAAACAGTGAGACTCGAGGAGGCCGACCTGCACCGGTTTCCACCCAAACTCTGGGAGACATTTCTCTGACACAGCACTGGAGATCTCagtatatacacacacacagg comes from the Gambusia affinis linkage group LG07, SWU_Gaff_1.0, whole genome shotgun sequence genome and includes:
- the LOC122834494 gene encoding calcium-binding and coiled-coil domain-containing protein 1-like isoform X1: MDKQPAVVFRNVGQLYFPQTRVECHYSLTSEHGWSSSDWIGIFQMGWSSVKQYHTYTWALVPEGYTEGASVDHCAVFQASYLPRPSAVEYQFVYVDKVGRVCGRSRSFTFCAPKPLEELETLKEEQDEEDGEEEELMLVIPRAQLLQSRLEQSLKKQAGLQRALDEAKKEVETEKETSKRARLEWETERQAMKEEISELRGNLRQSCEMLKRLEEKHTDVKYSQEIQRSELRKLVAEKGENQQQVQDLRDEVKVLADREEQANMELQRLKERVKKMSAQIKHDEEKRKSLQVEVEASAAELHSLQEQLEASDHVAEGLRNELRDLSTQRNHTHAELHQARLQVAQFTLQLSDQDLALREERATWALEREAYRHAAEIDKKKVQDLTCELQRKEEWLQEERTERDNLEAELGREKVLLSDAKRELQQLKAALRKVQKGREQELLHKQDLVTCIRQLEMKLGIGDETNPNNTEVKCTSPGSSSEKGDFAPSAAPRSASSSSCLVERSTAEIPAETLSQSEGDESPVDSQDEKSQLNKPQTGEAKQLILPELVNPVLSELADSPMW
- the smug1 gene encoding single-strand-selective monofunctional uracil-DNA glycosylase 1 — encoded protein: MLDGSTSGNEPGLSALQNRGSEPADGTPSSRFLQAEQELNALLRGLTFGEPVRYIYNPLEYAWDTHRCYVEKYCQPGKTVLFLGMNPGPFGMAQTGVPFGEVKSVVDWLKISGEVGRPAEEHPKRRILGLGCTQSEVSGARFWGFFRKLCGEPEQFFRHCFVHNLCPLIFMSASGKNLTPPELPAAEREKLLSLCDAALCKVVEALDVSMVIGVGKVAEQRARRALSAEGVVHVRVEGIMHPSPRNPLANKGWEEVAKAKLADLGVLPLLSSS
- the LOC122834494 gene encoding calcium-binding and coiled-coil domain-containing protein 1-like isoform X2, encoding MDKQPAVVFRNVGQLYFPQTRVECHYSLTSEHGWSSSDWIGIFQMGWSSVKQYHTYTWALVPEGYTEGASVDHCAVFQASYLPRPSAVEYQFVYVDKVGRVCGRSRSFTFCAPKPLEELETLKEEQDEEDGEEEELMLVIPRAQLLQSRLEQSLKKQAGLQRALDEAKKEVETEKETSKRARLEWETERQAMKEEISELRGNLRQSCEMLKRLEEKHTGENQQQVQDLRDEVKVLADREEQANMELQRLKERVKKMSAQIKHDEEKRKSLQVEVEASAAELHSLQEQLEASDHVAEGLRNELRDLSTQRNHTHAELHQARLQVAQFTLQLSDQDLALREERATWALEREAYRHAAEIDKKKVQDLTCELQRKEEWLQEERTERDNLEAELGREKVLLSDAKRELQQLKAALRKVQKGREQELLHKQDLVTCIRQLEMKLGIGDETNPNNTEVKCTSPGSSSEKGDFAPSAAPRSASSSSCLVERSTAEIPAETLSQSEGDESPVDSQDEKSQLNKPQTGEAKQLILPELVNPVLSELADSPMW